A window of the Lactuca sativa cultivar Salinas chromosome 7, Lsat_Salinas_v11, whole genome shotgun sequence genome harbors these coding sequences:
- the LOC111913718 gene encoding ubiquitin-conjugating enzyme E2 35, producing MANSNLPRRIIKETQRLLSEPAPGISASPSEDNMRYFNVMILGPSQSPYEGGVFKLELFLPEEYPMAAPKVRFLTKIYHPNIDKLGRICLDILKDKWSPALQIRTVLLSIQALLSAPNPDDPLSENIAKHWKSNEAEAVETAKEWTRLYASGA from the exons ATGGCGAACAGCAACCTCCCTCGAAGAATTATCAAG GAAACCCAGCGCTTACTTAGCGAACCAG CACCGGGAATAAGCGCATCGCCATCAGAAGATAATATGCGGTATTTCAATGTCATGATTCTTGGCCCATCACAGTCTCCTTATGAAG GAGGAGTCTTCAAGCTGGAGTTATTTCTGCCTGAGGAATACCCAATGGCTGCGCCTAAG GTTCGATTCCTTACAAAAATCTATCATCCAAATATTGATAAACTTGGAAGAATATGTCTTGATATTCTAAAAGACAAATGGAGTCCTGCTCTTCAGATTCGCACAGTGCTCTTGAg TATTCAAGCACTTTTAAGTGCTCCAAATCCAGATGATCCGCTTTCAGAGAACATAGCAAAACACTGGaaatcaaatgaagcagaagctGTGGAAACAG CAAAGGAGTGGACGCGTTTGTATGCGAGTGGGGCCTAG